From Salvia splendens isolate huo1 chromosome 16, SspV2, whole genome shotgun sequence, a single genomic window includes:
- the LOC121770022 gene encoding mediator of RNA polymerase II transcription subunit 31-like, which translates to MASDSIEATDPPSLPKNVYKDPDDGRQRFLLELEFVQCLANPTYIHYLAQNRYFEDEAFIGYLKYLQYWQRPEYLKFIMYPHCLFFLELLQKFANFRNAMAHPANKELAHRQQFYFWKNYRSNRLKHILPKPLPESSVSATPASAAPPALPPTTIPAAASSIPPTPPQAPSPMQYGSASVRNDPRNSGVEKRKRK; encoded by the exons ATGGCGTCCGATTCTATCGAAGCAACAGATCCTCCGTCGCT GCCCAAAAATGTGTACAAGGATCCAGATGATGGCCGCCAGCGCTTCTTGCTTGAGCTTGAATTCGTCCAGTGCCTTGCTAATCCCACCTATATACATT ATTTAGCTCAAAACAGGTACTTTGAAGATGAGGCGTTTATCGGATACCTGAAATATCTTCAATATTGGCAAAGACCCGAGTACTTAAAGTTCATTAT GTATCCTCATTGCCTCTTCTTTCTCGAGCTTCTGCAGAAATTCGCCAACTTCAGAAACGCAATGGCGCATCCTGCAAACAag GAGTTGGCGCACAGACAACAGTTTTACTTCTGGAAAAACTACAGAAGCAACAGGTTGAAGCACATTCTACCGAAGCCACTTCCAGAATCTTCCGTTAGTGCAACCCCAGCTTCTGCAGCCCCTCCGGCATTGCCACCGACTACCATCCCAGCTGCTGCTTCCAGCATCCCTCCTACCCCTCCGCAGGCTCCATCGCCAATGCAGTACGGATCTGCTTCCGTTAGAAACGACCCAAGAAATAGCGGGGTcgagaaaaggaaaaggaagtAA